Part of the Thauera sedimentorum genome, CCAGGCCTACCGCCGCGCGATCGACGACGCGCTCGCCGGCCGCGCCTTCGATCCCACGCTGCTCGGCGAACTCGAAGGCCTGGCCAACCGTGGCTACACCGACGGCTTCTACCAGCGCCACCACACCCCGGACCACCAGAACTACCTGCGCGGCCATTCGGAGTCCGGGCGCAGCCTGTATGTGGGCGACCTGGCGGGCTTCGACGCGGCACGCGGACGCATCGAGATCGAGGCCAGGAACGCCTTCGGCCGTGGCGACCGGCTGGAATTCGTACAGCCCGGCGGCAATGTCGAAACCGTGGTCGACCGTCTCGAGGACGCCAACGGCAACCCCATCGAACGCCTGCCCGGCAGCGGCCACCGCGCCTGGCTGGCCCTGCCCGCCGGCGTCGACCCGGCCGCGCCCTGCTTCATCGCCCGTTTTCTGGCACCCTAATGCGACACTGGTAAAGCCCGTATTTGCAGGTTCCTTCCCCTTCAAGGGGAAGGACAGGATGGGGATGGGTTTTCTGCAGATGCTTCAGAGCTCACCCCATCCCGGCCCGGAAGTGCTGGCCCTGCATGGCCAGCCCGTTCGTTCGGCGCGGAGCCCTGCTCCGCGAAACCCCGCTCTCACCCCCTTGAAGGGGAGGGCGCTTCGTTGTTCCACTTTAGGTGCTCCGCCGCGTAACCCGCTTCGGTGGAAGCCGCCGTCCATCACCCATGCCCCTGCCCATCTTCGACCCCGCCCACTACGACGCCCAGCTCGCCGACAAGCTCGCCCGCTTCAAGGCCGACTTCGCCCCGCTCGGCTTGCCCGAGCCGGAAGTGTTCAGCTCCCCGCCGCTCCACTACCGCATGCGCGCCGAGTTCCGCCTGTGGCACCACGGCGGACGAGTCGACTACGCGATGTTCGACGCCGACAACCCCAAGCAGCCCATCCTGCTCGACGACTTCCCGCCGGCCGCCGAGCCGATCGCGCGCGCCATGCCGCGCCTGCGCGAGGCGCTGATCGCCAGCGAGGAACTCAAACGGCGCATCTTCCAGGTCGAGTTCCTCGCCACGCTCTCCGGCGAGCTGATGGTGAGCCTGGTCTACCACCGCAAGCTGGGCCCGGAATGGGAAACCGCCGCGCGCGAACTGGCCGCCGCACTGGGCGCGCAGATCATCGGCCGCAGCCGCGGGCAGAAGATCGTGCTGGAGCGCGACTGGCTGCTGGAAGAATTCGAACTCGACGGCCGCCGGCTGCGCTACCAGCAGGTCGAAGGCAGCTTCACCCAGCCCAATGGCGAAGTGAACCGCAAGATGCTGGGCTGGGCGCGCGCTCAGGCCGCAGATGCGGGCGGCGACCTGCTGGAGCTCTACTGCGGCAACGGCAACTTCACCATCGCGCTGGCGCCGCTGTTCGGGCGGGTGCTGGCCACCGAGCTGTCGAAATCCTCTGTGCGCGCGGCGCTCTACAACATCGAGGCCAACGGTGCCGACAACATCACCATGGTGCGCATGGCCAGCGAGGAACTGTCCGACGCCATGGCCGGCGGGCGCGAGTACCGTCGCATGGCGGGCGTGGACCTGGCCGGCTACCGCTTCTCCACGCTGTTCGTGGACCCGCCGCGCAGCGGCCTGGACCCGGCCACCGTGGCGCTCGCCGCCGGCTTC contains:
- the trmA gene encoding tRNA (uridine(54)-C5)-methyltransferase TrmA codes for the protein MPLPIFDPAHYDAQLADKLARFKADFAPLGLPEPEVFSSPPLHYRMRAEFRLWHHGGRVDYAMFDADNPKQPILLDDFPPAAEPIARAMPRLREALIASEELKRRIFQVEFLATLSGELMVSLVYHRKLGPEWETAARELAAALGAQIIGRSRGQKIVLERDWLLEEFELDGRRLRYQQVEGSFTQPNGEVNRKMLGWARAQAADAGGDLLELYCGNGNFTIALAPLFGRVLATELSKSSVRAALYNIEANGADNITMVRMASEELSDAMAGGREYRRMAGVDLAGYRFSTLFVDPPRSGLDPATVALAAGFERILYISCNPLTLRDNAQALAATHRIAAAAVFDQFPYTHHLECGLLLTRRAAA